The segment GCGTCGCCGATTTTTCAGGCCATCCGGTTTCCGGCCTCCATCACGCTGGGTGGCTGGCTCGGTGGCGCACTGCTTTGGCATTTCGCGGTCATGTGGATATTGGCCGCGAACTTCGTCGTCTACCTTGCCCTCGGCATTTTCACGGGACGCCTGCGCACGCGACTCTTTCCCATCGGCATTCGCGCGATTGCCACCGACCTCGCGGCCGCGCTGCGCGGCAGGCTCGCCCACGGCGATCCGGGCCAATACAACGCGGCGCAGAAGCTGGCTTACCTCGCCGTGATCGCCGACATCGTGCTCGCGGTGCTGTCAGGCCTGGCGATCTGGAAGCCGGTTCAGCTCCCGCTCCTGCGAATGCTGATGGGGGGCTTCGACACCGCCCGCATTATTCACTTTGCTGCGATGAGCGTCCTCGTCGCCTTTCTCGCGATACACGTCGCAATGGTTGCCCTGGTGCCGCGATCGCTACTCACCATGATCCGGGGCCGTTGATCGACATGACTTCGAAAAAATCCGAACACCCGCTCGATGCCGCCTCGCTCATCCGGGATGCGCAAAAAGAGCTGCCGTCGTCCGCTCGCCGCTTGTTCGGCAAACGAATTCTGACGCTGGGAGGACTGGCGCTGTTGTCGGGCTGCGATTTGACGAACGACAGATCGGTCAACGCCGCACTGCGAAAAATGTCTTCGCTCAACGATGCGGCGCAAGCCCTGATGTTCGATCCGCGCAATCTGGCGCCAACCTATCCGGAATCGATGATCACTCGTCCATTCCCGTTCAATGCCTTTTATGACATTGACGAAGTGCCGGACGTCGACGCGCGAACTTATCGTCTCGAACTCGGCGGTCTGATCAAAGGCAAGCGCGTTTGGACACTTGACGAGCTGCGGGCGATGCCGCAGCGCAGCCAGGTGACGCGGCATATCTGCATCGAGGGTTGGAGCGCGATCGGCAAGTGGGGCGGCGTTCGGTTCTCCGACCTTCTACTGCGGGCCGGCGCCGACACCACCGCAAAATACGTCGCGCTGCACTGCGCCGACAACTACTGGACGAGCATCGACATGCCGACTGCATTGCATGCGCAGACACTGCTCACGCTGACCTATGACGGCCATATCCTGCCCGCGAAGTACGGTTTCCCCATGAAACTTCGCATTCCCACGAAGCTCGGCTACAAAAACCCGAAGCATATCGTCGCCATCACCGTCACCAACGAATTTCCCGGCGGCTATTGGGAAAACCAGGGTTACAACTGGTTCGGCGGGTCCTGAACCGCAAGCCGCGCACGGCTGTCATTTCAATTAATCCACTCATTCGATGGAGCAATAATGTCCCAACGTTTCAAGCTCGCGGCCTCCTTTGTCGCGCTCGCCCTCGCCGGCACAGCATTCGCTCAATCTCCCGCGGAGAAGCCCCAGCGCATTCGTGGCGAAATCGTGTCGTTCGCCGGCAGCACGCTGAAAGTGCATCGGCGCAGCGGCGACACCGTGACGATCGACATGAAGGAGTCATCCGGTATCAACGCCGTGAAGGCGATCCAGCTGTCCGATATCAAACCGGGCTCGTATGTCGGCGCGGCGGCCATGCCCGGCCCCGACGGCAAGCTGACCGCAAAGGAAGTGGTGGTATTTCCGGAAGCCGCTCGCGGTACGGGCGAAGGCCACTATGCGTGGGATCTGGGCGCGAACAGCACGATGACGAATGCCGACGTGGATACGGTCGTGCAAAGCACGAGCGGGCGCGATCTCAAACTTTCGTACAAGGGCGGCAGCAACAGCATCATGGTGCCGGCCGGCGCTCCGGTCGTCACGCTTGTTCCAGCAACCCGCGCCGAATTGACCGCGGGCAAGAAGGTGTTCGTCGTGGCAACACCGAAGGCTCCCGGCACCTATGACGGCCGACTCGTCGTGGTCGAAAAAGACGGCGTTGCGCCGCCGATGTAAATTCGGGATATCGAGTCGGCACCTCGAGATTGCCGACTCGAGGAAAGCGGATCGACGGCAGCCTCCGGCGCCGCGTAGTCGATATGGCCGCTCGGACTTCCGGGCCGGCCCAATGCCGATGGGTGCCCGCCCGGGGACAAGCCTCAGGCGGGACGCAGATGCGGACGAAGCGCGAGCGCCAGGGGAAAGATGGCGAGCGCGGTGAACGCGGTTGCCATCGTGGCGCCGAGTACGCCGATTCCATCCCCCAGGATCCCGTAAGCAACCGGAGACAGTGCACCCGAAGCGATGGTGCCCGTATAGAAGAGCGCAAATGCCCGCTCCGTACGCTCGACGGAAGTCAGCTCGGGCACCGTTCCGTAGAGAACGGACGACGTACCGTTGAGCATGAGGCCGAGCAACGGCAGCACGATCACAGCGGGCGCCAGGGGCAGGTACATCACGGCAAAAATCAACGCCGCCGTGCCGCCTTCCGTTGCGAGCACGGTTCCCGTCACGCCCGCGCGCGTACCGAGCCAACCACAAACGAACTTGCCGGCGGCGCCGCCGATGAAGACGAGCGCGAGCGCCGTGCCCATCATCGGTTGCGAGATCCCTTTCGTCTTCAACAGAAATGGCAGGAAGGTCAACAACCCCATACGCACAGCCGTGTCGAGCACGCCGATCGTAAACAGCAGCGAGAATCCCGCTCGCGAGCCGCGCGCGGGCCGGCTCGATCGCTCCTCGACGGACGGCGCGTCTCTCGATACCGATGGGAGAAAAAGTGCAATCACCGCCGCGACCACGACGCCCGCGGCCGACACGGCCCAGAGCGCATGGCGCCACGCCATCACGATCATCAGCAGCGAGAGCGCCGCCGGAAACACGGATTTTCCGAGGTCGCCCGCGAAGTTGTAGATGCCGAGCGGCCCCCGGGCCTCGCGCCCATACGCGCGCGCGACGGCGCCTGAAGCCAGCGGATGTTGCGTGCTTGAACCGCACCCGGAAATGGCGAGCCCGGCGCCCAGGCCCAGCAGGGTCCCCGACATACCCGCGACGACATAGCCCAGCGCGGCCAGGAACGTGCCGAACGCGAGCGTCGCACGCGTGCCCCATCGGTGGGCGAGGCGCCCGGCAGGCATCTGCAGCGTTGCCATCGTGCCCGCATACACTCCGCGCAACACAGCCAGGGCACCGAAATCGAGTCCGAAATCCGCCTGCCAAACAGGAAGCAAGGCGTAGATCATGTCGGTGTACCCGTCGTGCAGCGCGTGCGCGATGCATGAAAGCCACAATACGCGCCTGCGTGAAACGGAGGCCAGCCGATCCGGCCTGCCGTCCGCGCGCGTCGTTGGCGAGGAGAAGGAAAAAAGTCTCATGATCAGGCCGAATCGCACAAGCGCGGGGCTTGGCGACAGCTCGAGCGTTCGTTGCGGGATGCCCGTAGTCTAGGTTCGTCCCGAACGTGTTACAACCGACGTAAAATCGAGCGAGACGTGAGAAAAAGTCACCCATGACCATGGACACCACGAACACCGCGGGCAAACGCACAGGCAAGGACGCGGAAAGGTTGCCGCCATTAAACGCGCTGCGGCACTTCGAGGCCGTCGCCCGCCTGGGCAGTTTCGCGGCCGCGGCGAGTGATCTGCACGTCACGCACTGGGCCGTCGGCAAACAAATCCGATTGCTCGAAGACTGGTTCGGCGTTCCGCTCTTCGAGCGGCGCTCACGCGGCGTCGTCCCTACCGACGAAGGCGCGGCCCTGCTCGATGACGTCAAAGGTGCATTTTCGCGGCTGAGCAGTTCGGCCACCCGTCTGCGGCACGAGTCCGTTGCCCGTCGCATTACAGGCGTCGTGCGCGTGAATGCACTGGCGAGCTTCGCTTTGTGCTGGCTGATACCGCGTCTGTCCGATTTCCACGCTCGTTACCCCGACATCGACGTGCGGCTCTCCACGACCTCGCGCAAGCTGCGCTACGTCGGAGAGGCATTCGACGTGGGCGTGCGCTCGGGGCCCGAGAACGCGGCGGGCCTCGCGTCGACGACGCTGATGCCCGACTTGCGCCTGCCCGCCTGCAGTCCGGCCTTGCTGCTGAGCCACCCGATCAGGACCGTCGCCGATTTGCGAGATCACACGCTCCTTCACTCCACGAGCACGCGCACAGCATGGTCGGATTGGCTGCGGGAGGCCGGTGCGCCAAGACTGCAAGGCGCCCGCCACCTCGACTTCGATCACGTCTTTCTCCAATTGGGCGCGGCGGCCGAGGGCCTCGGCGTGACGTTGGCATCGCTGCCGTTGATCGAACGCGAGATCGCAACAGGACGTCTCGTATGCCCCCTGTCCGAGCCGGCGTGGCACGCCCCCGATTACACGCTGGTTGTGAATACCGATCGCGCGGACGACGACGCGGTCATCGCATTCAAAACGTGGATCATGGCGGCAGCGGGAAATCCGGGGCGTTGACGCTCAAAGCAGCCCCATCGACGACGCCTTGAGCGTCGCCGCCGCCCGCGTGGTGCATTCGAGCTTGCGGAACACGCTCTCGACATGCGTGCGCACCGTGCTCGGACTCAGCGCCAACTGCCGCGCGGCCTCCTTGTTGCTCGCACCGCGCGAGATGACGCGCAGCACGTCGATCTCGCGTGCCGACAGGTGCGGACCTTGCGGCGCGCGCTTGACCGCCCGCCTGGCGACGGGCGCCTCCTCCACGAGCAGCGCCTCGACCGCCTCCACGCTCAGCCTGCCGTCCGCCGCCTCCGAGCGCAGGGTTTGTGCGGCAGCGCCGGCGGATAGCGCCGCGCGCCAAGGCCGCGGCGAGCGCAACGCGATCCATGCCACCGATGCGGCGAGCACGCGCGCTTCCAGCGTCAACGCCCGAGCGTCCGCGCCGCGGAAATATCCCGAACCGTCTTGCCGTTCGTAGGCATACGACGCCAGTTCGGCTGCCTCTCCGAGCGCGCCCGTCTGCCTGCCTGCCCGCGCCGCCCAATACGGCGCAAGCCGCACCTTCTCCCAGGCGCTGGCAGGCAGCGGGGTGGGCAGGTTCCATACATCGTTCGGCACGGCGGCACGGCCGATGCCGTGGATCAATCCGGCTCGATAAACGCGCGCTTGCGCCGCCTCATCGGCCGCGAGCCGTGCGCAGCACGCGGCAGCCGTTGCGGCAACGTTGCGCGAAAAGCCCGTCATCCACGGCAATTTCAGATCGATCACGTCGGCTATCAATTCGGCCGAGGTGGTGCCGCGCATATCCGGCGTGGTCAGCGCGGCATCGAAATCCGCAAGCGAGACCCGCTCGAGATCCGCGAGCCAGCCCGCTGCATGGTGGGTGGCGGCCTCGACGAGCGGCGCCGGGTATCGCACGCCTGCACGTTGCCCGATCAGCGCGAGCGCGCCCTCGACGCCATACGCGCGGCTGAAAATCTCCAGGTCGCCCGCAAGCGCAACGACGAATACAGGCATCGGCACCTTGTCGCGCGCAACGCGCGCGGGCAGGCCCGTACCGTCCCACGTTTCGAAAATGTGGCGCAGCGCGATTTCGGTAACGGTCGAAAGGCCGAGCATGCGCGCGACCTCGCCCGACACCTCGCAATGGATTTGCGCGAGCGGTCTCATGACGGCGCCGGTACCGCCCAACGCTTCCAGCGGCTCGGCCCAGCCTGGCCGGCCTTCGAGCATCGCCACACGGACCGCGATGTCGTCGCCAAACACCTGCGCGAAACCCTCGGCGTTCGCGGTGCAGCCGGACCAGCGCAGCAGCGACACCTCGCGAACCGTATCGCGAGCCTCTGCATCGAGCCCCGCCGCATGCGCGAGACGCGCAGCCAGCCATCCGGTGCGCAACGAATGGTCGGTGGGCTGCCCCATGCTGAGATCCCCGATGAACGCGAGCGCTCTCACGGAATCGAATACGCGCAGCGCGGTCGGGCCTGAATCGACGTCGAACATCGGTATTGAGTGCGGAAACTAGCGAGGCGCGGGCCCTCATCATATGCGACGCACCTTACAGACGCACGCGCGTCGCACGAAGCGTTTCGCAGGTTTCACT is part of the Trinickia caryophylli genome and harbors:
- a CDS encoding cytochrome b/b6 domain-containing protein; protein product: MRAAVSRGRAGFARRPQSGQTLFATVNSEVALHQAPIHPLWVRVSHWINAASIVLMCLSGWQVYEASPIFQAIRFPASITLGGWLGGALLWHFAVMWILAANFVVYLALGIFTGRLRTRLFPIGIRAIATDLAAALRGRLAHGDPGQYNAAQKLAYLAVIADIVLAVLSGLAIWKPVQLPLLRMLMGGFDTARIIHFAAMSVLVAFLAIHVAMVALVPRSLLTMIRGR
- a CDS encoding molybdopterin-dependent oxidoreductase is translated as MTSKKSEHPLDAASLIRDAQKELPSSARRLFGKRILTLGGLALLSGCDLTNDRSVNAALRKMSSLNDAAQALMFDPRNLAPTYPESMITRPFPFNAFYDIDEVPDVDARTYRLELGGLIKGKRVWTLDELRAMPQRSQVTRHICIEGWSAIGKWGGVRFSDLLLRAGADTTAKYVALHCADNYWTSIDMPTALHAQTLLTLTYDGHILPAKYGFPMKLRIPTKLGYKNPKHIVAITVTNEFPGGYWENQGYNWFGGS
- a CDS encoding MFS transporter, translated to MRLFSFSSPTTRADGRPDRLASVSRRRVLWLSCIAHALHDGYTDMIYALLPVWQADFGLDFGALAVLRGVYAGTMATLQMPAGRLAHRWGTRATLAFGTFLAALGYVVAGMSGTLLGLGAGLAISGCGSSTQHPLASGAVARAYGREARGPLGIYNFAGDLGKSVFPAALSLLMIVMAWRHALWAVSAAGVVVAAVIALFLPSVSRDAPSVEERSSRPARGSRAGFSLLFTIGVLDTAVRMGLLTFLPFLLKTKGISQPMMGTALALVFIGGAAGKFVCGWLGTRAGVTGTVLATEGGTAALIFAVMYLPLAPAVIVLPLLGLMLNGTSSVLYGTVPELTSVERTERAFALFYTGTIASGALSPVAYGILGDGIGVLGATMATAFTALAIFPLALALRPHLRPA
- the gcvA gene encoding transcriptional regulator GcvA is translated as MTMDTTNTAGKRTGKDAERLPPLNALRHFEAVARLGSFAAAASDLHVTHWAVGKQIRLLEDWFGVPLFERRSRGVVPTDEGAALLDDVKGAFSRLSSSATRLRHESVARRITGVVRVNALASFALCWLIPRLSDFHARYPDIDVRLSTTSRKLRYVGEAFDVGVRSGPENAAGLASTTLMPDLRLPACSPALLLSHPIRTVADLRDHTLLHSTSTRTAWSDWLREAGAPRLQGARHLDFDHVFLQLGAAAEGLGVTLASLPLIEREIATGRLVCPLSEPAWHAPDYTLVVNTDRADDDAVIAFKTWIMAAAGNPGR
- a CDS encoding HD domain-containing phosphohydrolase, which translates into the protein MFDVDSGPTALRVFDSVRALAFIGDLSMGQPTDHSLRTGWLAARLAHAAGLDAEARDTVREVSLLRWSGCTANAEGFAQVFGDDIAVRVAMLEGRPGWAEPLEALGGTGAVMRPLAQIHCEVSGEVARMLGLSTVTEIALRHIFETWDGTGLPARVARDKVPMPVFVVALAGDLEIFSRAYGVEGALALIGQRAGVRYPAPLVEAATHHAAGWLADLERVSLADFDAALTTPDMRGTTSAELIADVIDLKLPWMTGFSRNVAATAAACCARLAADEAAQARVYRAGLIHGIGRAAVPNDVWNLPTPLPASAWEKVRLAPYWAARAGRQTGALGEAAELASYAYERQDGSGYFRGADARALTLEARVLAASVAWIALRSPRPWRAALSAGAAAQTLRSEAADGRLSVEAVEALLVEEAPVARRAVKRAPQGPHLSAREIDVLRVISRGASNKEAARQLALSPSTVRTHVESVFRKLECTTRAAATLKASSMGLL